A part of Sugiyamaella lignohabitans strain CBS 10342 chromosome D, complete sequence genomic DNA contains:
- the MRP20 gene encoding mitochondrial 54S ribosomal protein YmL41 (Mitochondrial ribosomal protein of the large subunit; GO_component: GO:0005622 - intracellular [Evidence IEA]; GO_component: GO:0005762 - mitochondrial large ribosomal subunit [Evidence IDA] [PMID 1544898]; GO_component: GO:0005762 - mitochondrial large ribosomal subunit [Evidence IDA] [PMID 9151978]; GO_component: GO:0005739 - mitochondrion [Evidence IEA,IEA]; GO_component: GO:0005739 - mitochondrion [Evidence IDA] [PMID 16823961]; GO_component: GO:0030529 - ribonucleoprotein complex [Evidence IEA]; GO_component: GO:0005840 - ribosome [Evidence IEA,IEA]; GO_function: GO:0003735 - structural constituent of ribosome [Evidence IEA]; GO_function: GO:0003735 - structural constituent of ribosome [Evidence IDA] [PMID 1544898]; GO_function: GO:0003735 - structural constituent of ribosome [Evidence IDA] [PMID 9151978]; GO_process: GO:0032543 - mitochondrial translation [Evidence IMP] [PMID 1544898]; GO_process: GO:0032543 - mitochondrial translation [Evidence IC] [PMID 9151978]; GO_process: GO:0006412 - translation [Evidence IEA]) — protein MPRRIPKSIKRSSRAKPPTPYIPKQVKFPLSKKAQAKPTPKGPSYSERIFNKLQESIEGDGPHFPVGGREVYFPHAKVVLVRPSAKHTPYQAKFVVPRYFNKLDLRDYLYHVYGLKALNITTQLLWARWKRDAPGKPRYRTPQVKKMTIEMADPFVWPKPTTLQEIRKHYNVNFIKELHKYGEDANRFGSDKLKPPRAFGGIAGPYVPPASPFLPKQITRQMLKKKKVAEVQALRQKDVDMVKNFLRL, from the coding sequence ATGCCCAGAAGAATCCCCAAGAGTATTAAACGCTCGTCGAGAGCTAAGCCACCTACCCCCTATATTCCCAAGCAAGTAAAGTTTCCTCTATCGAAGAAGGCACAAGCTAAACCTACTCCTAAAGGCCCCTCATACTCAGAGAgaatcttcaacaaactccAAGAAAGCATTGAAGGCGATGGACCACATTTTCCTGTGGGTGGTCGCGAGGTTTACTTTCCTCATGCTAAAGTAGTCCTTGTTCGTCCAAGTGCTAAGCATACCCCATATCAAGCTAAGTTTGTCGTTCCACGTTACTTCAACAAACTAGACTTGAGAGACTATCTTTATCATGTCTACGGACTCAAAGCCCTAAATATCACCACCCAACTATTATGGGCTCGCTGGAAGAGAGATGCTCCTGGTAAGCCTCGTTACAGAACTCCACAAGTCAAGAAGATGACTATTGAGATGGCTGACCCATTTGTGTGGCCCAAACCTACTACCTTGCAAGAGATCAGAAAACACTACAACGTGAACTTTATCAAGGAATTGCATAAATATGGTGAAGATGCCAATAGATTTGGCTCTGACAAACTAAAACCTCCAAGAGCATTCGGCGGAATTGCGGGTCCATATGTACCTCCCGCCAGCCCATTCTTGCCTAAACAAATCACGAGGCAGAtgctcaagaagaagaaggttgCTGAGGTGCAAGCTCTTCGCCAAAAGGACGTTGACATGGTTAAAAACTTCCTACGTCTATAG
- the TAF5 gene encoding Taf5p (Subunit (90 kDa) of TFIID and SAGA complexes; involved in RNA polymerase II transcription initiation and in chromatin modification; GO_component: GO:0000124 - SAGA complex [Evidence IDA] [PMID 9674426]; GO_component: GO:0046695 - SLIK (SAGA-like) complex [Evidence IDA] [PMID 12446794]; GO_component: GO:0005634 - nucleus [Evidence IEA,IEA,IEA]; GO_component: GO:0005669 - transcription factor TFIID complex [Evidence IDA] [PMID 10788514]; GO_component: GO:0005669 - transcription factor TFIID complex [Evidence IDA] [PMID 15448131]; GO_function: GO:0001075 - RNA polymerase II core promoter sequence-specific DNA binding transcription factor activity involved in preinitiation complex assembly [Evidence IC] [PMID 15448131]; GO_function: GO:0003682 - chromatin binding [Evidence IDA] [PMID 12600943]; GO_function: GO:0032947 - protein complex scaffold [Evidence IMP] [PMID 11585915]; GO_function: GO:0043130 - ubiquitin binding [Evidence IDA] [PMID 21070969]; GO_process: GO:0051123 - RNA polymerase II transcriptional preinitiation complex assembly [Evidence IC] [PMID 10788514]; GO_process: GO:0016568 - chromatin modification [Evidence IDA] [PMID 9674426]; GO_process: GO:0016573 - histone acetylation [Evidence IDA] [PMID 9674426]; GO_process: GO:0006355 - regulation of transcription, DNA-templated [Evidence IEA,IEA]; GO_process: GO:0006366 - transcription from RNA polymerase II promoter [Evidence IDA] [PMID 12138208]; GO_process: GO:0006366 - transcription from RNA polymerase II promoter [Evidence IDA] [PMID 15448131]; GO_process: GO:0006351 - transcription, DNA-templated [Evidence IEA]) yields MSVKLKIPHAHTGAIHALSYNSNGSYVLSGGQDRKVVLWNANSGVKVQVYQFHAYEILDINVTFDDTRFVSCGGDRTAYVCDVSSGKTTNRFTGHIARINSACFNFDSSVVATASYDKTVKMWDCRSSSHSPIQTLTDASDSVSSVVIDRAQVFTGSVDGKVRIYDIRKGKLSTMTIGYPVTSVKPNVDGDTVLVSSLDSRIRLMDVADGNLLKTYKGHVNMLYRIKSAFVKNESEVVTCSEDGKIYFWDIESGEIERTLTQTSQLNSNSTMSSTSYSLAIHPTTNEISTSSLDGSIQLWNKF; encoded by the coding sequence ATGTCGGTCAAGTTAAAAATTCCCCATGCACACACGGGTGCTATCCACGCTCTTTCATATAACTCCAATGGTAGCTATGTACTATCTGGAGGTCAAGATAGAAAGGTCGTACTTTGGAATGCCAATTCGGGTGTAAAAGTTCAAGTATATCAGTTTCATGCCTACGAAATTTTAGATATCAATGTAACCTTTGATGATACAAGATTTGTCAGTTGCGGAGGAGATAGAACGGCCTATGTCTGCGATGTTTCCAGTGGTAAGACTACGAACCGATTCACTGGCCATATTGCTAGAATTAATAGCGCATGCTTTAATTTCGATTCGTCAGTAGTGGCAACTGCTAGTTATGATAAAACGGTAAAAATGTGGGATTGTCGGTCTAGCAGCCACTCCCCAATTCAGACTCTCACAGATGCTTCGGACAGCGTTTCAAGTGTGGTTATCGATAGAGCTCAGGTATTTACAGGTTCTGTTGATGGAAAAGTAAGGATATACGATATTCGAAAAGGGAAGCTATCTACTATGACAATTGGGTACCCTGTGACATCAGTAAAGCCTAATGTTGATGGCGATACTGTTCTTGTATCGTCTCTAGATAGTAGAATACGACTTAtggatgttgctgatggCAACCTCTTGAAGACATATAAGGGCCATGTTAATATGCTGTATCGGATTAAATCAGCATTTGTGAAAAATGAGTCTGAAGTTGTTACCTGCAGTGAAGACggaaaaatatatttctggGACATTGAATCTGGAGAAATCGAGCGAACCCTTACTCAAACCTCTCAATTGAACAGTAACAGTACAATGAGCTCGACATCATACTCGCTTGCAATCCATCCAACTACAAATGAAATATCAACGTCATCTCTTGACGGTTCTATTCAACTCTGGAATAAATTTTAA
- the LAS21 gene encoding Las21p (Integral plasma membrane protein; involved in the synthesis of the glycosylphosphatidylinositol (GPI) core structure; mutations affect cell wall integrity; GO_component: GO:0005783 - endoplasmic reticulum [Evidence IEA]; GO_component: GO:0005789 - endoplasmic reticulum membrane [Evidence IEA]; GO_component: GO:0030176 - integral component of endoplasmic reticulum membrane [Evidence IDA] [PMID 10329735]; GO_component: GO:0016021 - integral component of membrane [Evidence IEA]; GO_component: GO:0016021 - integral component of membrane [Evidence ISM] [PMID 12192589]; GO_component: GO:0005887 - integral component of plasma membrane [Evidence IDA] [PMID 10329735]; GO_component: GO:0016020 - membrane [Evidence IEA]; GO_function: GO:0003824 - catalytic activity [Evidence IEA]; GO_function: GO:0051377 - mannose-ethanolamine phosphotransferase activity [Evidence IMP] [PMID 15452134]; GO_function: GO:0016740 - transferase activity [Evidence IEA]; GO_function: GO:0016740 - transferase activity [Evidence IMP] [PMID 10329735]; GO_process: GO:0006506 - GPI anchor biosynthetic process [Evidence IEA,IEA]; GO_process: GO:0006506 - GPI anchor biosynthetic process [Evidence IMP] [PMID 10329735]; GO_process: GO:0006506 - GPI anchor biosynthetic process [Evidence IMP] [PMID 15452134]; GO_process: GO:0008152 - metabolic process [Evidence IEA]), translated as MNTSVRKWILIGVILCLQLGGFGLFARGFFPKKLVLPGEGVFFSDENGMLSVDELEPRFDKLILVVIDALRSDFIFSSGRSAMSEVHRLIRDGAGFPFTAHSTPPTVTLPRIKGLTTGSTPNFLDAILNIAESDTSSTLANQDSWVNQIQKQGKRLHMFGDDTWIKLFPRAFEKFDGTASFFVSDYTEVDNNVTRHIDYELGPGRESWDTLILHYLGLDHIGHKGGPDSVFMPEKQREMDHIIHKLYENMEENTLLVVTGDHGMNEAGNHGGSSSGETSAGMVFLSPKFVQIKNSSQEGNNGHKAPLDNPTEGEFTYYSRIQQTDLVPTLASLLKFPIPRNSLGVVIPDILELWENGEKAIILEQNVKQFVHVMASTYPGFDKIDVDIEMKCQAAQDSVELGEVDELRCLWWRLKSGGREIYGDKDLVFEFLYGCQDLLSKAASNYVERDLQFGLGLVILSAIVAISAVFLLKFSANLKIVLIIIAGVFSASMFGSSLVEEEHHFWYWGATGWLSWLYITSSRRKFRDGGNWIACLMLIRIIRGWNQTGQKYAGGPDTAKWLGQDSLGDNMGMESGAGQVLWGLVLVQYASLLGKLWLGGFSDVSSLAGFVFSFCIAMSSLVFKINMAIQSGEFVPKYLQFIVVSADDSEGLINLARLSFFTIGLASLYELSKLILAPRDNRVAVSSSLTNLSYIFEAFLVTQTRTVNIPLFIFFHLLRTYLARAYLINHRSSRDIVIIITIFTLILQHVSFFAMGNSNSLASIDLSNAYNGISSYQIVLVGVLTFVNNWVGPLYWTVAGLTMLIDSGIIPQTTTKAQIISNKILISQMFFSIATAGILGACYVLKHHLFIWTVFSPKLLYSAAWLILQHGLIDIMASTALAYLF; from the coding sequence ATGAACACTTCTGTCCGGAAATGGATTCTGATTGGAGTGATTCTCTGTCTTCAATTGGGAGGATTTGGGCTATTTGCTCGAGGATTCTTTCCTAAGAAGTTGGTATTACCGGGTGAGGGcgtatttttttctgacgAAAATGGGATGTTGAGCGTTGATGAGCTCGAACCGCGGTTTGATAAGCTGATTCTGGTAGTAATTGACGCTCTCCGAAGtgattttatattttcGTCTGGTAGGAGTGCTATGAGCGAAGTTCACCGGTTGATAAGAGACGGTGCTGGCTTTCCCTTCACGGCGCATTCTACACCACCAACAGTCACGCTACCGCGAATCAAAGGATTAACAACTGGGTCCACCCCCAATTTTTTGGACGCTATTTTAAACATTGCCGAATCAGACACTTCATCAACTCTGGCTAATCAAGATTCTTGGGTCaatcaaattcaaaagCAAGGAAAAAGGCTGCATATGTTCGGCGATGATACGTGGATTAAGCTCTTCCCAAGAGCATTCGAGAAGTTTGATGGAACTGCTAgcttttttgtttctgattATACTGAAGTAGATAACAATGTCACACGACATATTGATTATGAGCTCGGTCCCGGTAGGGAGAGCTGGGATACATTAATACTTCACTATCTTGGCCTAGATCACATCGGTCATAAAGGCGGCCCGGACAGCGTTTTTATGCCTGAGAAGCAGCGGGAAATGGATCATATTATTCACAAACTATATGAGAACATGGAAGAGAATACACTCTTGGTTGTAACTGGTGATCATGGTATGAATGAAGCGGGGAATCACGGTGGTTCAAGCAGTGGAGAGACATCTGCTGGTATGGTATTCCTATCCCCTAAATTTGTCCAAATAAAGAACTCCAGCCAGGAAGGAAACAATGGACACAAAGCACCTCTGGATAATCCAACAGAGGGTGAATTTACCTATTATTCAAGAATTCAACAGACAGATCTTGTTCCAACTCTGGCGTCCCTTTTAAAATTCCCTATTCCTAGAAACAGTTTAGGGGTGGTGATCCCCGATATCCTAGAGTTATGGGAAAATGGAGAGAAAGCTATTATATTAGAGCAAAATGTAAAACAGTTTGTCCATGTTATGGCTTCTACTTATCCCGGGTTTGATAAAATTGATGTCGACATTGAAATGAAGTGCCAGGCTGCTCAGGATTCGGTCGAACTAGGAGAAGTTGACGAGCTTCGGTGTTTGTGGTGGCGGCTTAAGAGCGGTGGACGAGAAATATACGGAGATAAAGATTTagtttttgaatttttatACGGATGCCAAGACTTGCTAAGTAAGGCAGCTAGCAATTATGTCGAACGAGACCTTCAGTTTGGATTAGGATTGGTTATACTGTCTGCAATTGTTGCTATAAGCGCTGTTTTCCTTTTGAAGTTTTCAGCGAATTTGAAAATAGTTCTTATCATTATCGCTGGCGTATTTTCTGCTTCTATGTTTGGCAGTAGTCtggtagaagaagaacacCATTTCTGGTATTGGGGTGCAACTGGCTGGCTCTCTTGGTTATACATTACATCGTCAAGACGGAAGTTCCGTGATGGTGGCAACTGGATAGCTTGCTTAATGTTAATAAGAATCATTCGTGGTTGGAATCAAACCGGTCAGAAATATGCTGGTGGTCCAGATACCGCAAAATGGCTTGGCCAGGATTCATTAGGTGACAATATGGGTATGGAATCTGGAGCAGGCCAGGTCCTGTGGGGGCTTGTTTTAGTTCAGTACGCCTCACTTCTGGGAAAGTTATGGCTCGGGGGCTTTTCCGACGTCAGTTCATTAGCAGGATTTGTGTTTTCATTCTGCATTGCTATGTCCTCCTTGGTATTTAAAATTAATATGGCCATTCAATCTGGTGAATTTGTTCCAAAATATCTCCAGTTTATTGTTGTATCTGCAGATGACAGTGAAGGTTTAATTAATTTGGCTCGACTGAGTTTTTTCACAATTGGACTAGCGTCCCTATATGAGCTTTCAAAACTGATATTGGCTCCGAGAGATAACAGGGTTGCTGTATCATCCTCTCTAACAAACCTCAGCTACATTTTTGAAGCATTCCTGGTTACACAAACTAGAACTGTTAACATTccgttatttattttctttcacCTGCTGCGAACATATCTGGCTCGTGCATATCTCATTAACCACCGTTCATCTCGAGACATTGTAATTATCATTACTATTTTCACCCTTATATTGCAGCATGTTTCATTTTTTGCCATGGGTAACTCCAATTCGCTGGCTTCCATAGACCTTTCCAACGCTTACAATGGTATTAGCTCATATCAGATTGTTCTTGTAGGAGTCTTGACTTTTGTCAACAATTGGGTTGGTCCTTTATACTGGACTGTTGCTGGTTTGACCATGCTAATAGATAGTGGTATTATTCCACAAACTACCACAAAAGCCCAGATTATAAGCAACaagattttgatttctcaaatgtttttttcaattgcgACAGCGGGAATTCTTGGTGCTTGTTATGTGCTGAAGCATCACCTTTTCATCTGGACAGTTTTCTCACCAAAGCTGTTATACTCGGCAGCCTGGCTTATTCTGCAACATGGACTAATCGATATCATGGCAAGCACAGCATTGGCATATCTCTTTTAA